One genomic segment of Pedobacter endophyticus includes these proteins:
- a CDS encoding LytR/AlgR family response regulator transcription factor codes for MNVLKAIIVDDEEFARSSLFFLLQQNCPEVEITGIARSVAEARDILSHHPIDLIFLDIAMPGGNGFDLIPDAQKHKAAVIFTTAYDQYALKAIKANALDYLLKPIDIDELKTAVEKVAQHIKLFQNQNEIDERINNLASSLSGRSEIKKLTLPYGQGFKMVDVDDIIYIEADSNYSVVHFSNKEKITVSKVLREFEELLPTDQFVRIHKSSIINLNHLKEYNSKNGLQVFLKNGESINISRRRASDFFEKIKLFTKAGDH; via the coding sequence ATGAATGTATTAAAAGCCATTATTGTTGATGATGAGGAGTTTGCCAGATCTTCCTTGTTTTTTTTGCTGCAGCAGAACTGCCCCGAAGTAGAAATTACCGGCATAGCACGATCTGTAGCCGAAGCAAGAGATATACTAAGCCATCACCCCATCGATCTGATTTTTCTGGACATAGCCATGCCCGGCGGTAATGGTTTCGATTTAATACCCGATGCACAAAAACACAAAGCCGCCGTTATTTTTACAACCGCTTACGATCAGTATGCCTTAAAGGCCATTAAGGCGAATGCATTAGATTATCTGTTAAAGCCCATTGATATTGATGAATTAAAAACCGCCGTTGAAAAAGTAGCCCAACACATTAAGCTTTTCCAAAATCAGAATGAAATCGATGAAAGGATTAATAACCTTGCAAGCAGTTTGAGCGGAAGATCGGAGATTAAAAAACTCACACTTCCCTACGGACAGGGCTTTAAAATGGTCGATGTTGATGACATTATCTATATTGAGGCCGATAGTAACTATTCTGTTGTACACTTTAGCAATAAAGAAAAGATTACTGTTTCAAAAGTGCTCAGAGAATTTGAAGAATTGCTCCCTACAGATCAGTTTGTAAGGATTCATAAGTCGAGCATCATTAATTTGAATCATTTGAAAGAGTATAACTCAAAAAATGGCCTTCAGGTTTTCCTGAAGAACGGCGAAAGCATCAATATCTCGCGAAGAAGAGCAAGTGATTTTTTTGAGAAGATAAAGTTATTTACAAAGGCAGGTGATCACTAA
- a CDS encoding ferritin-like domain-containing protein, with protein MKNNELETKSKLQDESLLNSTVGRRSFLQYAGASAAALALVAAGCRKDRNFTDMDMSAGATLDFKDDFGVLNYAYALEQLEAAFYVKVASAPPSSFTTAQKAYFQDIQFHEIAHREFFKNALSTAAIGSLEVDFSSIDFTSGSSVLAAAMAFEDLGVAAYNGAGVRIKTTDYLVLAGKIVSVEARHAAYIRDIISNGSFADLNSLAPLGANNAGGLDAALTPDKVLGIAGKYIKTKINVINL; from the coding sequence ATGAAAAACAATGAACTAGAAACAAAAAGTAAACTTCAAGACGAAAGTTTATTAAACAGCACTGTGGGCAGGAGATCATTTCTGCAGTATGCCGGTGCAAGTGCAGCAGCTCTGGCCTTGGTTGCCGCAGGTTGTAGAAAAGACCGCAACTTTACAGACATGGATATGTCGGCAGGCGCAACGCTTGATTTTAAAGATGATTTCGGTGTGTTGAATTATGCGTACGCGTTGGAACAATTGGAAGCTGCGTTTTACGTAAAAGTTGCCTCTGCACCACCATCGTCTTTTACTACGGCTCAGAAAGCTTATTTTCAGGATATTCAATTCCACGAAATTGCGCACAGAGAGTTCTTTAAAAACGCATTGAGCACAGCGGCTATTGGAAGTTTAGAGGTTGATTTTTCTTCGATTGATTTTACCAGTGGAAGTAGCGTTTTAGCAGCAGCGATGGCTTTTGAAGATTTAGGTGTTGCAGCATATAACGGTGCAGGTGTACGCATTAAAACAACTGATTACCTGGTTTTAGCAGGCAAAATTGTTTCGGTTGAGGCACGCCATGCTGCTTATATCAGAGATATTATTTCTAACGGATCATTCGCAGATTTAAATTCACTTGCCCCGCTTGGTGCAAATAATGCCGGTGGTTTGGATGCAGCACTTACTCCTGATAAAGTTTTAGGCATCGCTGGAAAATACATCAAAACTAAAATTAACGTAATTAACCTTTAA
- a CDS encoding ferritin-like domain-containing protein: MNILNILDEIEKVDGEIYERLNPRRKAMRDFYNIGKKISLAALPLAMGSMFQKAYGQSNPSSVTDVLNFALALEYLEWNYYNHALTLANATYIPDGAPRAAITTIRNHERAHVDLLKGALNITGADGYVYADFDFTANGGFGDVNTNYQTFLKVALAFEDTGVRAYKGQAPILKGNAVLTTALQIHSVEARHASHIRQMVAANVTGAGSLKPWIAYTANGNDTGVSAVDAVYAGEQTTTQGPNNIQITGINGTAVTQTAAAESFDEFLTGSAVKTIANLFIKAGKKLT, encoded by the coding sequence ATGAATATCCTAAATATATTAGACGAAATAGAAAAAGTTGATGGTGAGATCTATGAAAGATTAAACCCGAGACGTAAGGCCATGAGAGATTTTTACAATATTGGTAAAAAAATCTCGTTGGCAGCATTGCCATTAGCGATGGGCTCAATGTTCCAAAAAGCATACGGACAAAGCAATCCAAGTTCGGTAACTGATGTTTTGAACTTCGCATTGGCATTAGAATACCTGGAGTGGAACTATTATAATCATGCATTAACACTTGCCAATGCTACTTATATTCCTGATGGTGCGCCTAGAGCTGCAATTACAACCATCCGTAACCACGAACGTGCGCACGTAGATTTGCTAAAAGGTGCTTTAAATATTACTGGTGCTGATGGTTACGTGTATGCTGACTTTGATTTTACAGCAAATGGCGGATTCGGCGATGTTAATACAAACTATCAAACATTTTTAAAAGTTGCTTTAGCTTTTGAAGATACTGGTGTTAGGGCTTATAAAGGTCAGGCGCCAATTTTAAAAGGTAACGCAGTGTTAACAACGGCATTGCAAATTCACTCGGTTGAGGCTCGCCATGCTTCACACATTCGTCAGATGGTTGCTGCCAACGTTACAGGCGCAGGATCGTTAAAACCGTGGATTGCTTATACAGCAAATGGAAACGATACTGGTGTTAGCGCTGTTGATGCGGTTTATGCAGGTGAACAAACTACAACCCAAGGACCGAATAATATCCAAATTACAGGAATTAACGGAACAGCGGTAACGCAAACTGCAGCTGCAGAATCGTTTGATGAATTTTTGACCGGATCGGCCGTTAAAACTATTGCCAACTTGTTTATCAAAGCTGGTAAGAAGTTAACATAA
- a CDS encoding CofH family radical SAM protein — protein sequence MNTADLLQRALHFDFLSLEEGVHLYHHADTASLMFVANELRKIQVPSGKVTWQIDRNVNTTNVCIANCKFCNFFRRPGHDESYITDIETYKVKIEETFRLGGDQLLLQGGHHPDLGLAFYADLFRKLKELYPDLKLHALGPPEIAHVAKLEGISHTEVLSTLKAAGMDSLPGAGAEILNDRVRRLISKGKCGGKEWLDVMRACHQLDITTSATMMFGHVETIEERFEHLVWIREVQSEKPEGANGFLAFIPWPFQDDGTLLKRLRGISNNVTADEYIRMIALSRIMLPNIKNIQASWLTVGKTTAQICLHAGANDFGSIMIEENVVSAAGAPHRFTANGIQQSIRAAGFEPQLRGQKYNYRDLPEHLEEQVITY from the coding sequence ATGAATACAGCCGATTTACTACAACGGGCCTTACACTTCGACTTTTTAAGCCTCGAAGAAGGGGTGCATTTATATCATCATGCCGATACAGCATCGCTGATGTTTGTTGCCAACGAGTTGAGGAAAATTCAGGTTCCGAGTGGTAAAGTGACCTGGCAAATCGACAGGAACGTAAATACCACCAATGTATGTATCGCCAACTGTAAATTCTGCAATTTCTTCCGTCGCCCCGGCCACGATGAAAGTTACATTACCGATATTGAAACTTATAAGGTTAAAATTGAGGAAACGTTTCGCTTAGGGGGCGATCAGTTACTGCTGCAAGGCGGCCACCATCCCGATTTGGGCCTGGCTTTCTATGCCGATTTATTCAGGAAACTTAAAGAGCTTTATCCCGATTTAAAACTGCATGCGCTTGGTCCGCCAGAAATTGCCCACGTAGCGAAGTTAGAGGGCATTAGCCACACAGAAGTGCTGAGCACGTTAAAAGCCGCCGGAATGGACTCTTTGCCCGGCGCCGGTGCCGAAATTTTAAACGATCGCGTTCGCCGATTAATTTCTAAGGGAAAGTGTGGTGGCAAAGAATGGCTCGATGTTATGCGGGCATGTCATCAATTGGATATTACCACTTCGGCAACCATGATGTTCGGCCATGTTGAAACCATTGAAGAACGTTTTGAGCATTTGGTTTGGATCCGTGAGGTACAAAGCGAAAAGCCCGAAGGAGCAAACGGATTTTTGGCCTTTATTCCGTGGCCGTTTCAAGATGACGGAACACTGCTGAAGAGGCTTCGCGGCATCAGTAACAATGTAACCGCCGATGAATATATCAGAATGATTGCGCTGAGCAGGATTATGTTACCAAATATTAAAAATATTCAGGCAAGCTGGCTAACCGTTGGAAAAACCACCGCCCAGATTTGTCTGCATGCAGGTGCTAATGATTTCGGTTCGATAATGATCGAAGAAAACGTAGTTTCTGCCGCAGGCGCACCACATCGTTTTACCGCCAATGGCATTCAACAATCGATAAGGGCCGCAGGATTTGAACCGCAGCTTCGCGGACAAAAGTATAACTACAGAGACCTGCCAGAACATTTAGAAGAGCAGGTAATTACTTATTAA
- a CDS encoding M16 family metallopeptidase, which produces MVDFKRFTLSNGLKVLVHEDATTPMAVLNILYDVGARDEDPEKTGFAHLFEHLMFGGSVNIPNYDEPLQRVGGENNAFTSNDITNYYITLPAENIETAFWLESDRMLSLAFSEKSLDTQRNVVSEEFKQRYLNQPYGDVWLKLRPLAYKKHPYRWATIGKELSHIENATMDDVKAFFKKHYTPQNAIMVVGGNVKLEEVKKLAEKWFAPIPAGDKYVRNLVQEEPQTEARTATIKANVPLNAIYIAFKMPERLSKDYYAFDLLSDILSRGQSSRLYHRLLKEQQLFSDINAYISSSLDPGLFIVEGKLIEGVTVETAEKAIWEELNKLKTELVSELELTKVKNKVESVLVFSEMNLLDKAMNLAYYELLGDASLLNQETEEFLKVTPDDIQRISNETFNKNASSTLYYLTEENA; this is translated from the coding sequence ATGGTAGATTTTAAACGTTTCACACTGTCTAATGGATTAAAAGTTCTGGTGCACGAAGATGCAACAACGCCAATGGCAGTTTTAAATATTTTATATGATGTGGGTGCTCGCGATGAGGACCCCGAAAAAACAGGCTTTGCTCATCTGTTCGAACATTTAATGTTTGGCGGTTCTGTAAATATTCCAAATTACGATGAGCCCTTACAAAGAGTAGGAGGCGAAAACAATGCTTTTACGAGTAACGACATTACCAATTATTATATTACGCTGCCTGCTGAAAACATCGAAACTGCATTTTGGCTGGAAAGCGACCGGATGTTGAGCCTGGCTTTTTCTGAAAAGAGCTTAGATACGCAGCGCAATGTAGTGAGCGAAGAGTTTAAGCAACGCTACCTGAACCAGCCTTATGGCGATGTTTGGCTAAAGTTGAGGCCCTTAGCTTACAAAAAGCACCCATACCGCTGGGCAACCATTGGTAAGGAACTTTCGCATATCGAAAACGCTACGATGGATGATGTAAAGGCATTTTTCAAAAAGCATTATACGCCTCAAAACGCAATAATGGTAGTTGGCGGAAACGTCAAGTTGGAAGAGGTGAAAAAACTGGCCGAAAAATGGTTTGCACCAATCCCCGCCGGTGATAAATATGTGAGAAATCTGGTTCAGGAGGAACCACAAACAGAAGCCAGAACGGCCACAATTAAAGCAAATGTGCCATTAAACGCGATTTATATCGCCTTTAAAATGCCGGAGCGATTGAGCAAAGATTATTATGCGTTCGATTTACTTTCTGATATCCTTTCTCGAGGCCAATCATCGCGTTTGTATCACCGATTGCTTAAAGAACAACAGCTTTTTAGCGATATTAATGCCTACATTTCGAGCAGTCTCGATCCCGGGCTTTTTATTGTTGAGGGAAAATTAATTGAAGGCGTCACTGTAGAAACTGCCGAAAAAGCAATTTGGGAAGAATTGAATAAATTAAAGACTGAATTGGTTTCTGAGCTGGAGCTTACAAAGGTAAAAAACAAAGTGGAGTCGGTTTTGGTGTTCTCAGAAATGAACCTGCTCGATAAAGCGATGAATCTTGCTTATTACGAACTGCTTGGCGATGCAAGTTTACTGAATCAGGAAACGGAAGAGTTTCTTAAAGTAACGCCCGATGACATTCAACGAATTTCGAACGAAACCTTTAACAAAAACGCCTCGTCAACCTTATATTACTTAACTGAAGAAAATGCTTAA
- a CDS encoding M16 family metallopeptidase produces MLNRTLAPDFKQVSTINFIHPQKRELSNGVPVFTIYSREQDLVRIEFIFNNVNWNLEKPLQAIAVSSMLNNGTRKLSSKEIAERIDFYGAFFQTEYLQDQSSVTLYTLNKHLPFVLPIVKDILSDSQFPQYELDIYIQNQKQKLQVNLQKNDVLSRKAFANALFGNTAYGVDIQERHYDALKRDDLIEYFNEAYTANNCTIIVSGKFDDESLELLNEQFGKDWREGNAVKNKFAFADTQKQVIYNERPEAIQSAVRMGKIAVNRKHPDFPGLQILNTVLGGYFGSRLMNNIREDKGYTYGIGSGISSLHDAGYFFIATEVGTDVCADTLTEIYKEIDILKNELVEDEELDLVRNYMLGSMLGSLENVFSHADKFKNIYFAGLDYDYYTNYIEKVKTITADELKALANKYFTTDDFVEVVIGKK; encoded by the coding sequence ATGCTTAACAGAACACTGGCGCCTGATTTTAAACAGGTATCGACTATAAATTTTATTCATCCGCAGAAGCGCGAACTGTCTAACGGCGTTCCCGTTTTCACTATTTACTCTCGTGAACAGGATTTAGTGCGAATTGAATTTATTTTTAATAACGTAAACTGGAACTTAGAGAAGCCTTTACAGGCCATTGCCGTAAGTTCGATGCTAAATAACGGAACCAGAAAATTATCCTCGAAGGAAATTGCCGAAAGGATTGATTTTTACGGGGCATTTTTTCAGACCGAATACCTGCAAGATCAATCGAGTGTAACGCTTTATACGTTAAATAAGCATTTGCCTTTCGTTTTGCCTATTGTAAAGGATATTTTGTCTGATAGCCAGTTTCCGCAATACGAATTGGATATTTACATTCAAAATCAGAAGCAAAAGCTGCAGGTAAATCTACAAAAGAACGATGTGCTTTCGAGGAAGGCGTTTGCAAATGCCTTGTTTGGGAACACTGCTTATGGTGTGGACATTCAAGAGCGGCATTACGACGCCCTGAAACGCGACGATTTAATTGAATATTTTAACGAGGCTTATACCGCCAACAACTGCACCATTATTGTTTCGGGAAAGTTTGACGATGAAAGTCTCGAGCTTTTAAATGAGCAATTTGGTAAGGATTGGCGTGAGGGAAATGCCGTAAAAAACAAGTTCGCTTTTGCGGATACCCAAAAACAAGTTATTTATAACGAAAGGCCCGAAGCCATTCAGTCGGCCGTTAGAATGGGCAAAATTGCCGTTAACAGAAAACATCCCGATTTTCCGGGTTTGCAGATTTTGAATACGGTATTAGGCGGCTATTTTGGTTCGCGATTAATGAATAATATCCGCGAAGATAAGGGCTATACTTATGGCATCGGATCGGGTATTTCATCATTGCATGATGCGGGTTATTTTTTCATTGCTACCGAAGTGGGTACTGATGTTTGTGCCGATACCTTAACAGAAATTTACAAGGAAATTGACATCCTTAAAAACGAACTGGTAGAGGATGAGGAGCTCGATTTGGTACGGAATTACATGCTCGGGTCGATGCTTGGCAGCCTCGAAAATGTGTTTTCGCATGCCGATAAATTTAAAAACATTTATTTTGCGGGTTTAGACTACGATTATTACACCAATTATATCGAAAAGGTAAAAACCATTACCGCCGACGAACTTAAGGCTTTGGCGAATAAATATTTTACTACCGACGATTTTGTAGAGGTGGTAATCGGGAAGAAGTAG
- a CDS encoding DUF3857 domain-containing protein has product MTKCLLSLALSLYGVAAACQGAYHVAKIPANLKKDAIAVVRNEEQFFDIKNLGAGQFEYKIAITILNKAGDDFAEMNEVYDKFSNIYSIKATLYDASGKKVKDYRSSEIKDQSLLSDFSIFDDNRVKRLKFVSVNYPYTIEYSYKQDFKGLLYFPSWRDFKGYNVSVEKSSYTIQKDKNYQLRYLTSKGLKTDSVTADDKVQYKWASANKPALVYEPLATGIDKISSWVKASPDQFEYDGSTGNFNNWKSFGAWIYDLNKGGEKLPDATKQLVQNLIKDAKTPKEKIRALYNHLQQNTRYVSVQLGIGGFRPILAEKVAQVNYGDCKALSNYMKALLSEAGIKSNLIVIGNDMPSLNREYSSMGQANHMILCVPLTNDTTFLECTSQYKPMGFIGNSNSDRDVLMITEDGGKIVHTPVYTAKDNYQIRKTKIDLNEDGTGLLKLESVYGNAQFEDNFDNTLLEPVTLRKRIIEGSPIPVNELINIKYTQPDKSLPVLTEELSFKTNKLLTKGGDKLFLVVNQINRKEHVPLKVEDRKTYFSVPFSYNDEDEIIYTLPTGYKVEFIPQDVTITSEFGTYTAKFAAKDNTIVYTRTQIMSNQKYPPAKYNDYVDFIKKIYQADKQKAVLAKTL; this is encoded by the coding sequence ATGACAAAGTGTTTATTGAGTTTAGCGCTATCCCTTTATGGTGTTGCCGCTGCCTGCCAGGGCGCCTATCATGTTGCAAAAATTCCTGCCAACTTAAAAAAGGATGCAATTGCGGTGGTACGGAATGAAGAACAATTTTTCGACATCAAGAATTTGGGTGCCGGACAGTTTGAATATAAAATAGCGATTACAATACTAAACAAAGCAGGCGATGACTTTGCTGAAATGAACGAGGTGTACGATAAATTTTCGAACATTTATAGCATCAAAGCTACCTTGTACGATGCTAGTGGCAAAAAGGTAAAAGATTACCGATCTTCTGAAATTAAGGATCAAAGCCTCCTTTCGGATTTTTCTATATTTGATGACAACCGGGTTAAGCGATTAAAATTTGTGAGTGTTAATTACCCCTACACCATCGAATATAGTTACAAACAAGATTTTAAGGGTCTTTTATACTTTCCATCGTGGAGAGATTTTAAGGGCTACAACGTTTCGGTTGAGAAATCGTCTTATACCATTCAAAAAGACAAAAATTATCAATTGCGGTATCTTACATCAAAAGGCCTAAAAACCGATTCCGTCACCGCAGATGATAAAGTGCAATACAAGTGGGCAAGTGCAAATAAACCGGCCTTAGTTTACGAGCCATTAGCTACCGGTATCGACAAAATTTCATCGTGGGTTAAGGCTTCGCCAGATCAGTTTGAATACGATGGCTCTACCGGCAATTTCAACAATTGGAAAAGCTTTGGTGCCTGGATTTACGACTTGAACAAAGGTGGTGAGAAGCTGCCCGATGCTACCAAACAACTGGTTCAAAACTTAATTAAAGATGCCAAAACACCGAAAGAAAAAATTCGGGCATTGTACAATCATTTGCAACAAAATACCCGGTATGTGAGTGTTCAATTAGGAATTGGCGGCTTTAGGCCCATACTGGCCGAGAAAGTTGCTCAGGTTAATTACGGCGATTGCAAAGCGCTTTCGAATTACATGAAGGCGCTGCTTTCGGAAGCAGGAATAAAATCGAACCTGATTGTAATTGGAAACGACATGCCGAGTTTGAATAGAGAATACTCAAGCATGGGCCAGGCCAACCACATGATTTTGTGTGTACCGCTGACTAATGATACCACCTTTTTAGAGTGTACAAGCCAGTACAAGCCGATGGGATTTATTGGCAACAGCAATTCTGACAGGGATGTTTTAATGATTACGGAAGATGGTGGAAAAATTGTACATACGCCTGTTTACACCGCAAAAGACAACTATCAAATTAGGAAAACAAAAATTGATTTGAACGAAGACGGAACTGGCCTGTTGAAATTAGAATCGGTATACGGCAATGCGCAATTTGAAGATAATTTTGACAATACCTTGCTCGAACCTGTTACACTCCGCAAGCGCATTATTGAAGGAAGCCCCATACCTGTTAATGAGTTAATCAACATCAAATACACTCAGCCAGATAAAAGTTTGCCGGTTCTTACCGAAGAACTCAGTTTTAAAACAAATAAACTCTTGACTAAGGGCGGCGATAAGCTGTTTTTGGTAGTCAATCAGATCAATAGAAAAGAGCATGTGCCCTTAAAGGTGGAAGATAGGAAAACATATTTCTCGGTTCCGTTCAGTTATAACGATGAAGACGAGATTATTTATACACTACCAACTGGCTACAAAGTTGAATTTATTCCACAAGATGTAACCATCACTTCTGAATTTGGCACCTACACCGCAAAGTTTGCAGCCAAGGATAATACAATTGTGTACACGCGGACGCAAATCATGAGTAATCAAAAATATCCGCCAGCGAAATACAATGACTACGTGGATTTTATTAAAAAAATTTATCAGGCTGATAAGCAAAAGGCGGTTTTGGCGAAAACGTTGTAG